The Miscanthus floridulus cultivar M001 chromosome 7, ASM1932011v1, whole genome shotgun sequence genome includes a region encoding these proteins:
- the LOC136466489 gene encoding F-box/kelch-repeat protein SKIP4-like — MESAPGHTPLIHGLPDEIALICLARVPRRYHNVLRRVSKRWRALLCSEEWHLCRKRNNLDESWVYVICREAGIKCYVLAPDPSSRCFRIMHIIEPPCSGRKGVTIEALDKRLFLLGGCSCVHDAMDEVYCYDASSNRWSAAAPMPTARCYFVSASLNEKLYITGGYGLTDKSPNSWDIYDPATDSWCAHKNPMLTPDIVKFVALDEELVTIHRAAWNRLYFAGIYDPLDRTWRGTENEIALCCSSPTVVVDGILYTLEQSMGTKLMRWQKDTKEWATLGRLSDKVTKPPCALVAIGRKIHVIGRGLSIVTVDVDTVARVDGFLVTTSVGPLVEEDLTPERCMVITI, encoded by the exons ATGGAATCAGCTCCTGGTCATACCCCTCTTATACATGGACTTCCTGATGAGATCGCTCTCATTTGCTTGGCAAGAGTTCCTAGGCGGTATCATAATGTTCTCAGGCGTGTCTCAAAGAGGTGGAGAGCACTGTTATGCAGTGAAGAATGGCACTTGTGCCGCAAGAGGAATAACTTGGACGAGTCATGGGTCTACGTAATCTGTAGGGAGGCAGGCATCAAATGCTATGTGTTGGCTCCTGACCCTTCAAGTCGGTGCTTTAGAATCATGCATATCATTGAACCCCCATGCTCAGGGAGGAAAGGTGTTACCATTGAGGCCTTAGACAAAAGGTTATTTCTTCTGGGTGGTTGCAGTTGCGTACATGATGCTATGGATGAAGTATATTGTTATGACGCCTCATCAAATCGCTGGAGCGCAGCAGCTCCAATGCCTACAGCAAG GTGCTATTTTGTGTCTGCGTCGCTTAATGAGAAACTGTACATAACTGGTGGATATGGTTTGACAGACAAGTCGCCAAATTCATGGGACATCTATGACCCGGCCACAGACTCATGGTGCGCCCACAAGAACCCAATGCTCACCCCTGACATAGTAAAATTCGTGGCATTGGACGAGGAGCTGGTGACCATTCACCGGGCAGCGTGGAACAGATTGTACTTCGCTGGCATATACGACCCGCTGGACCGCACCTGGAGAGGCACGGAAAACGAAATCGCTCTCTGCTGCTCCAGCCCGACAGTTGTGGTGGATGGAATACTGTACACGCTGGAGCAGTCGATGGGCACGAAGCTGATGAGGTGGCAGAAGGACACCAAGGAGTGGGCCACGCTTGGTAGGCTCTCCGACAAAGTCACAAAACCCCCTTGCGCACTTGTGGCCATTGGCAGGAAGATTCATGTGATTGGAAGAGGGCTGAGTATAGTCACAGTTGATGTGGACACAGTGGCGAGAGTAGATGGGTTCCTGGTTACCACTTCTGTAGGCCCATTGGTTGAGGAGGACTTGACGCCGGAGAGGTGCATGGTGATCACCATCTGA
- the LOC136462457 gene encoding RNA-binding NOB1-like protein: MEAWPPLAPAAAAAATPTAAASDDAAAPPAGAGAWGAAATAQRKAVEKESTAQAVSRIVASCANSSGVAVAVVDANAVISGGSALSTSAGRLVTVPEVLEEVRDAAARRRLGLLPVPVETVEPAPEFVKKVTKFARETGDIQTLSDVDIKIIALAYMLDAEIHGTSHLREHPPPLREVNVRKLSEAPLPGWGSNVPNLKEWEELDQMSEAGGDINSRILPLKDIENHDIPMSETNSVCEAQEDTEHQPSEKDAPVAWEEDENNVGWMPAVSRNTHRRYLRRKARRDALKESRQSFETSSVAPSIDDDKVPSGNGGLKHGLTSTDGLNSVPEKISASSDGFEHQAENHTEIAGEHLHSDQLAYSDDTDACTKELDNLDIKGEDEGGDDAHSIDESSEQSWTLRSLSESTVACVTSDYAMQNVILQIGLRLVAPGGMQIRQMHRWVLRCHACYKVTQEVGKMFCPKCGNGGTLRKVSVTVGENEITMASRRPRVTLRGTKFSLPMPQGGRAAITKNPILREDQLPQKVLHPKVKKSSKEDDFLGVDDIFSHSGDKKAPLKPPVRKALAMFSGKRNPNDNHFSRKKH, from the exons ATGGAAGCGTGGCCGCCTCTCGCccccgcggcggccgccgccgccaccccgacCGCGGCTGCCTCCGACGATGCGGCGGCCCCTCCGGCCGGCGCCGGGGCGtggggagcagcggcgacggcgcaGCGGAAGGCCGTGGAGAAGGAGTCGACGGCGCAGGCGGTGAGCCGCATCGTGGCGAGCTGCGCCAACTCCAGCGGCGTGGCGGTCGCCGTGGTGGACGCCAACGCCGTCATCTCCGGCGGCTCCGCTCTCTCCACCTCCGCGGGACGCCTTGTCACCGTGCCGGAGGTGCTCGAGGAGGTCCGGGACGCGGCCgcgcggcggcggctcgggctccTCCCCGTCCCCGTCGAGACCGTTGAGCCTGCGCCGGAGTTCGTTAAGAAAG TTACCAAGTTTGCCAGGGAGACAGGAGACATCCAAACGCTTTCAGATGTTGATATCAAGATTATTGCTTTGGCTTACATGTTAGATGCTGAGATCCATGGGACTAGCCATTTGCGGGAGCACCCTCCTCCTCTGCGTGAGGTGAATGTCAGAAAGCTATCTGAAGCTCCACTGCCTGGTTGGGGCTCTAATGTGCCTAACCTGAAAGAGTGGGAAGAGTTGGATCAGATGTCTGAAGCTGGTGGAGATATCAATTCTCGAATACTTCCTCTGAAGGATATTGAGAATCACGATATCCCGATGAGCGAGACCAACAGTGTCTGTGAGGCACAAGAGGATACAGAGCACCAGCCTTCGGAGAAGGATGCACCTGTTGCATGGGAGGAGGATGAGAACAATGTAGGTTGGATGCCTGCTGTTAGCCGCAACACCCACAGAAGATATTTGCGGAGGAAGGCAAGGCGTGATGCCCTCAAGGAATCTCGACAAAGTTTTGAGACAAGTTCTGTTGCTCCATCAATTGATGATGATAAAGTTCCCTCTGGAAATGGTGGATTGAAGCATGGTCTGACTTCAACAGATGGCCTTAATTCTGTCCCTGAGAAAATCAGTGCAAGTTCTGATGGTTTTGAACATCAAGCAGAGAATCACACTGAAATTGCTGGAGAACATTTGCATTCTGACCAGCTAGCTTACAGTGATGATACTGATGCATGCACCAAAGAATTGGATAACCTAGATATAAAAGGTGAGGATGAGGGAGGTGATGATGCACATTCCATAGATGAGAGCAGTGAGCAGAGTTGGACCCTGAGGTCTTTATCCGAATCAACTGTAGCATGTGTTACTAGTGATTACGCCATGCAAAATGTCATCCTGCAGATTGGCCTCCGTCTCGTAGCACCAGGTGGCATGCAGATACGCCAGATGCATAG GTGGGTTTTGAGGTGCCATGCTTGCTATAAGGTGACCCAAGAGGTTGGAAAAATGTTTTGTCCGAAGTGTGGCAATGGTGGGACCTTACGGAAGGTTTCAGTAACagttggtgaaaatgagatcacTATGGCTTCACGGCGCCCACGTGTTACACTTCGAGGCACAAAA TTTTCCCTCCCAATGCCCCAAGGTGGAAGAGCTGCCATAACTAAGAACCCCATTCTTCGTGAGGACCAACTTCCTCAGAAGGTTCTTCATCCTAAAGTGAAGAAGTCAAGCAAG GAGGACGATTTCTTGGGCGTCGATGACATATTTTCGCACAGTGGTGATAAGAAGGCACCACTGAAACCTCCAGTGAGGAAGGCACTCGCAATGTTCAGTGGGAAAAGAAATCCAAACGACAACCACTTTTCTCGCAAGAAGCACTAA
- the LOC136462458 gene encoding transcription factor MYB8-like yields the protein MGCRSCEKPKMNYRKGLWSPEEDQRLRDYILKHGLGCWSAVPAKAGLQRNGKSCRLRWINYLRPGLKRGMFSQEEEDVVINLQAKLGNKWSQIAMHLPGRTDNEVKNYWNSYLKKRVMQAQGVSSNSSPKSPPELTSMSTTELSSMSMSMHQHPHHHVKNSGGSSTTTSHDHDVNISSSHALLAPAAAPLAQQPFDHQARSFVFSDWAPAAPESYSVSTHWPASTASSGNVTPSHGGGGAFGDQMSGTYGAGALPTHQDHHQSAAAAAGIAGSGYFDLLNMGDIYGGFSSTNDDLLF from the exons ATGGGGTGCCGGTCCTGCGAGAAGCCCAAGATGAACTACCGGAAGGGGCTGTGGTCTCCTGAGGAGGACCAgaggctcagggactacatcctCAAGCATGGCCTCGGCTGCTGGAGTGCTGTCCCTGCAAAGGCTG GTCTCCAGAGAAATGGCAAGAGCTGCCGCCTGCGTTGGATCAACTACTTGCGGCCCGGGTTGAAGCGTGGAATGTTCTCTCAGGAGGAGGAAGACGTTGTCATCAACCTCCAAGCCAAGCTGGGCAACAA GTGGTCTCAGATTGCGATGCATCTGCCAGGGAGGACCGACAACGAGGTGAAGAACTACTGGAACTCGTACCTGAAGAAGAGGGTGATGCAGGCCCAGGGCGTGTCGTCCAACTCCAGCCCCAAGAGCCCACCCGAGCTCACCTCCATGAGCACCACCGAGCTgtcgtccatgtccatgtccatgcaCCAGCACCCGCACCACCACGTCAAGAACAGCGGCGGCAGCAGCACCACGACGTCGCACGACCACGACGTCAACATCAGCAGCAGCCACGCGCTGTTGGCCCCGGCGGCAGCGCCTCTCGCCCAGCAGCCGTTCGATCACCAGGCCCGGAGCTTCGTGTTCTCGGACTGGGCGCCGGCGGCGCCGGAGAGCTACTCGGTGTCCACGCACTGGCCCgcctccacggcgagctccggcAACGTGACGCCGTCGCACGGCGGCGGGGGCGCCTTCGGGGACCAGATGAGCGGCACCTACGGCGCCGGCGCGCTGCCAACGCACCAGGATCACCAccagagcgccgccgccgccgctggcatTGCAGGGAGTGGCTACTTTGACCTGCTCAATATGGGAGACATCTATGGTGGGTTCAGCTCCACGAACGATGATCTGCTCTTCTGA